The Paenibacillus macerans genome includes a window with the following:
- a CDS encoding LysR family transcriptional regulator, with translation MELLQLQYFQTVARLEHMTKAAQELHIAQPALSKTIARLEQDLGVPLFDRQSRQIRLNHFGRAFLKKVNLALNVLEEGRKEVADLAGTERGSIHLATNNLGRITSAISAYRTEHPEVNFRILQTPPASMEELVNLLENGEVDLCFTAASIDHPDIREQPVLDAEVFLAVPPGHPLERRSSIRLEEVAAEPFIEYKTGHPFRKINASFCREAGISPNIVCEVDEPSALGSLVQAGLGVAFMPACRKDETPPYKMLRLETPVCRRVFRIAWLERRYLPKAARSFGRFLAEYYAELQAP, from the coding sequence ATGGAATTGCTGCAGCTGCAATATTTTCAGACGGTCGCCCGCTTGGAGCATATGACAAAAGCCGCGCAGGAGCTTCATATCGCCCAGCCCGCGCTGAGCAAAACGATCGCCCGCCTGGAACAGGATTTGGGCGTGCCGCTGTTTGACCGGCAGAGCCGGCAAATCCGGCTCAACCACTTCGGCAGAGCGTTTTTGAAAAAGGTGAATCTCGCGTTGAACGTGCTTGAGGAAGGTCGGAAGGAAGTCGCCGATCTGGCGGGAACCGAACGGGGAAGCATTCATCTGGCGACGAACAACCTGGGCCGGATTACTTCCGCTATAAGCGCCTACCGGACTGAGCATCCGGAAGTGAATTTCCGCATTTTGCAAACGCCGCCCGCTTCCATGGAGGAGTTGGTAAATTTGCTGGAAAACGGCGAGGTGGATCTGTGTTTTACCGCCGCTTCCATCGATCATCCGGATATCCGCGAGCAGCCGGTGCTGGACGCCGAGGTGTTTTTGGCGGTGCCGCCCGGCCATCCCTTGGAACGGCGCAGCAGCATCCGACTGGAGGAGGTGGCGGCCGAGCCTTTCATCGAATATAAAACCGGCCATCCGTTCCGGAAAATAAACGCGTCATTTTGCCGCGAAGCGGGCATTTCGCCGAACATCGTCTGCGAGGTGGACGAACCGTCCGCTTTGGGCAGCCTGGTGCAGGCCGGACTTGGCGTAGCTTTTATGCCCGCATGCCGCAAAGACGAGACGCCGCCTTATAAAATGCTGCGCCTCGAAACCCCCGTATGCCGGCGCGTCTTCCGGATCGCCTGGCTGGAGCGGCGGTATCTTCCCAAAGCCGCCCGCAGCTTCGGCCGGTTTTTGGCCGAATATTACGCGGAGCTTCAGGCGCCGTAA
- a CDS encoding helix-turn-helix transcriptional regulator, whose protein sequence is MSTEPRLKALSEFLKTRRAKLNPQAVGLPPGGRRRTPGLRREEVAQLAGVSTTWYTWLEQGRDIKVSASVLDAIAGALKLNADERKYLFDLAMDSGLHPSFTQEPNTAISPSLHKILQELKFCPTIISDRHCHIVGWNAAASHVFVDFEHLKGEERNLIYLVFAKKELRSLAVNWPHFVKGFLAIFRAYYGQYVADPWYAGFIEKMTQSYPDFHDLWEQSEVKAAPEVLIEFRHAKAGKMLFNLTSLQVQGEADLRCSIYTPIEGTATEAKLKKLLEGAGQKH, encoded by the coding sequence GTGAGTACGGAACCGAGACTTAAAGCGCTCTCCGAATTTTTAAAAACCCGGCGGGCCAAGCTGAATCCGCAGGCGGTCGGACTGCCGCCGGGCGGGCGCCGCCGGACGCCTGGACTGCGGCGCGAAGAAGTCGCCCAGTTGGCCGGGGTCAGCACAACCTGGTACACCTGGCTGGAACAGGGCCGTGACATCAAGGTGTCCGCTTCGGTCCTGGACGCCATCGCCGGGGCGCTCAAACTGAATGCCGATGAACGCAAATATTTGTTTGATCTGGCGATGGACAGCGGCTTGCACCCTTCCTTCACTCAGGAGCCAAACACCGCCATCAGCCCTTCGCTGCATAAAATCCTGCAGGAGCTGAAGTTTTGTCCCACGATCATTTCCGATCGCCATTGCCATATCGTCGGCTGGAACGCCGCCGCGTCCCACGTATTCGTCGACTTCGAGCATCTTAAAGGCGAAGAGCGGAATCTGATCTACCTCGTATTCGCCAAAAAAGAGCTGCGCAGCCTGGCGGTCAACTGGCCGCATTTCGTGAAAGGTTTTTTGGCGATTTTTCGCGCGTATTACGGCCAATACGTGGCCGATCCGTGGTATGCCGGGTTTATCGAGAAAATGACGCAGAGCTACCCCGATTTTCACGATTTGTGGGAGCAAAGCGAAGTCAAGGCCGCTCCCGAAGTCCTGATCGAATTCCGCCACGCCAAAGCCGGAAAAATGCTGTTTAACCTGACCTCATTACAGGTGCAGGGAGAGGCCGATTTGCGCTGCAGCATCTATACACCGATCGAAGGCACGGCCACGGAGGCGAAATTGAAGAAGCTGCTCGAGGGAGCGGGCCAGAAACATTGA
- a CDS encoding IS4 family transposase: MDNVKAKTVIRQLISLLPIDVHQRLLFDHYTKKLTTMKAIMLFINAQLKQWSSYGEMEIALRAEPKLQQLLQLESISGSQLSRKLDQIPTELLEWMFQHLASQTQQRACHQGQSGKLHIIDSSSIRLPLQLGSWAKMSNKSSGVKMHLRLVVTAPDKLFPDAMIPSSLNVGDRAGAVELVVPSDAIYVMDRGYDDYARMDQWVQDNIQFVIRMRDRALATVIEEYPVPEGSNITRDAKVCVGSSFRSMEHSVRLVEFYDEQERTYRIFTSVWDKTAEEIAQIYKNRWLIELYFKWLKQHLRLKKLHSHKPQAIWNQLFLALITALLVEHIRHSTQTAKTNWQVLRILREYLYRSWRSFRTELDRKPSRSSPGRRPGSGPKALSVRTMVGIIKPSKFK, encoded by the coding sequence ATGGATAACGTTAAAGCTAAAACGGTCATTCGTCAACTGATTTCCTTACTGCCCATCGATGTGCATCAACGTTTACTCTTCGACCATTACACCAAGAAACTTACCACGATGAAAGCGATCATGCTCTTCATCAATGCTCAGTTGAAACAATGGTCATCTTACGGTGAAATGGAAATTGCACTTCGTGCTGAGCCGAAACTTCAGCAGCTTCTACAGTTGGAGAGTATCAGCGGCTCGCAATTATCCCGAAAACTCGATCAGATCCCAACGGAGCTGTTGGAGTGGATGTTTCAGCATCTGGCATCACAAACACAGCAACGTGCTTGCCACCAGGGCCAGAGCGGGAAATTGCACATCATTGATTCTTCCAGCATTCGACTGCCGCTTCAACTTGGAAGTTGGGCCAAGATGTCAAATAAGAGTAGCGGCGTCAAGATGCATCTGCGCCTCGTTGTTACAGCTCCCGACAAGCTATTTCCTGATGCCATGATCCCCAGTTCGCTCAATGTAGGGGATCGTGCGGGGGCCGTTGAACTGGTCGTCCCCTCGGATGCGATTTATGTGATGGATCGCGGTTATGATGATTATGCCCGGATGGATCAATGGGTCCAGGACAACATCCAGTTTGTGATCCGTATGCGAGATCGCGCGCTTGCCACCGTCATTGAGGAGTATCCTGTTCCGGAAGGCTCGAACATCACGCGGGACGCCAAGGTTTGCGTGGGCAGTTCCTTCCGATCCATGGAACATTCCGTTCGTTTGGTGGAGTTTTATGACGAGCAGGAACGGACTTATCGTATTTTTACATCGGTATGGGATAAGACCGCTGAAGAAATCGCGCAGATCTATAAAAATCGCTGGCTCATCGAGTTGTATTTTAAATGGCTGAAGCAACATTTGCGATTGAAGAAGCTGCACAGTCATAAACCACAGGCTATTTGGAACCAGTTATTCTTGGCTTTAATTACTGCCTTGCTCGTGGAGCACATCCGGCACAGCACCCAAACGGCAAAAACAAACTGGCAAGTGCTCCGGATTCTCCGCGAGTACTTGTACCGTTCATGGCGATCCTTTCGAACCGAACTGGATCGGAAACCCAGTCGAAGTAGTCCGGGGAGACGTCCGGGGTCAGGTCCCAAAGCGTTATCGGTGCGCACAATGGTTGGGATAATTAAGCCAAGCAAATTCAAGTAA
- the fabF gene encoding beta-ketoacyl-ACP synthase II — MERVVITGMGILSPLGNDVDTFWNGLKEGRSGISRIDRFDVTGFGTQIAGQVRDFDAEGLFGRKEARKMDRFCQYAMYAAEQALQDARLQPERVDRERFGVYVGSGIGGIETLAENMRVLDSRGPGRVSPSLVPMMISNMAAAQISIRYGALGPTLSPVTACSIGNTAIGEAFRLIKSGEADVMIAGGTEAAIHPLALASFGNATALSKRSGEPEQASRPFDAARDGFVMGEGAGIVILESLGHALRRGARIHGEVIGYGASSDAYHVVASHPEGEGAAQAMKRALRSAGVSPEQVDVISAHATSTEVGDRGETLGIKKAFGERAWQIPITANKSMIGHMFGAAGGAEAIALMQTLNEGVIPPTINLTNPDPECDLDYVPNAARKAALDIGLSNSFGFGGHNAVIVLKKYHES; from the coding sequence ATGGAACGGGTTGTCATTACCGGTATGGGCATTTTGTCTCCGCTGGGCAACGATGTGGATACGTTTTGGAACGGACTTAAGGAAGGGAGATCGGGAATTTCCCGGATCGATCGCTTTGATGTTACGGGATTCGGCACCCAAATCGCCGGCCAGGTGCGGGATTTCGATGCGGAGGGGCTGTTCGGCCGGAAGGAAGCGCGGAAAATGGACCGCTTTTGCCAATACGCGATGTATGCCGCCGAACAGGCGTTGCAGGATGCGAGGCTGCAGCCGGAACGGGTTGACCGGGAACGGTTTGGCGTTTACGTCGGATCTGGCATCGGCGGGATCGAGACGCTGGCCGAAAACATGAGGGTCTTGGATAGCCGCGGACCGGGCCGGGTAAGCCCGAGCCTTGTCCCGATGATGATTTCGAATATGGCGGCGGCGCAAATCAGCATCCGCTACGGCGCGCTTGGGCCCACGCTGTCGCCGGTGACGGCCTGTTCGATCGGCAATACGGCGATCGGGGAAGCGTTCCGGCTGATTAAGAGCGGCGAGGCGGATGTTATGATCGCCGGCGGGACGGAGGCGGCGATTCATCCTTTGGCCTTGGCCAGCTTCGGGAACGCTACGGCGCTGTCGAAGCGGAGCGGCGAGCCGGAGCAGGCCAGCCGCCCGTTTGACGCGGCCCGCGACGGCTTCGTGATGGGCGAAGGCGCCGGCATCGTCATCCTGGAATCGCTGGGGCATGCGCTGCGCAGAGGCGCGCGGATTCATGGCGAGGTGATCGGATACGGGGCCAGTTCGGACGCCTATCACGTGGTCGCTTCCCATCCGGAAGGGGAAGGCGCCGCTCAGGCGATGAAGCGGGCGCTGCGGTCCGCCGGGGTGTCCCCGGAGCAGGTTGACGTGATCAGCGCTCATGCCACAAGCACGGAGGTGGGCGACCGCGGGGAGACCCTGGGGATCAAAAAAGCGTTCGGCGAGCGTGCCTGGCAAATTCCGATCACGGCGAACAAATCGATGATCGGCCATATGTTTGGCGCGGCGGGCGGCGCGGAAGCAATCGCTCTGATGCAGACGCTGAACGAAGGGGTGATCCCGCCGACGATCAACCTGACGAATCCCGATCCCGAATGCGATCTGGATTACGTGCCGAACGCTGCGCGAAAGGCCGCGCTTGACATCGGCTTGTCCAACTCGTTCGGGTTCGGCGGACATAACGCGGTCATAGTGCTGAAGAAATATCATGAATCGTGA
- a CDS encoding DUF4349 domain-containing protein, with protein sequence MGKWCKKIAVLGAVILGLWLLGGCGNASDNSGSASQSMENALPAADMAVGDQASNEAADGGMGLGGARSTDKSVAEKSDAADGTEEAESSGGGAGSSAGAGEGGRTANAAAGAGQTSPGFQGATADTGFNKKLIYRANVAMEVEDYAKAQSEIRNLVTLTGGYIVEFSENQSQHELGGNFILKVPAAGFSPFLDKLEQLKLKSMQRTIQGQDVSEEYVDLESRLKVKEAMEARYLKFVEEATQTSQLVKFVNELERIQTEIEQIKGRMRYIDSNVAYSTVEIRLYQPEQAGSAMAEGDEPPLLERAKQALTGSIEVLSLILQWLIVLLAGALPVIAIAAVIVVPLWLLRRRQAQNRAAQREAWKQANGMQTNAMLANGMAVQARPNEAQVPQEPATQTAPAQTPAEQSAGSQVPLSQEPAPQAPSLQVPPPQDPAQQAPASQVRAPQEPVSREAAGMDVPPKTPDKPE encoded by the coding sequence TTGGGGAAATGGTGTAAAAAGATTGCGGTATTAGGAGCGGTCATTTTAGGGTTATGGCTGCTGGGCGGATGCGGGAACGCAAGCGATAATTCGGGCAGCGCATCCCAATCCATGGAAAACGCTTTACCGGCGGCTGACATGGCCGTAGGCGATCAAGCTTCCAATGAGGCCGCCGATGGCGGAATGGGGCTGGGTGGAGCCAGGAGCACGGACAAATCGGTCGCGGAGAAGTCCGATGCGGCCGATGGGACTGAAGAAGCCGAGTCCTCCGGCGGAGGGGCCGGATCTTCGGCGGGAGCGGGGGAAGGCGGACGCACCGCCAATGCCGCTGCGGGAGCGGGGCAAACCTCCCCGGGATTTCAAGGGGCAACAGCGGACACCGGCTTCAACAAGAAGCTGATATACCGGGCCAACGTCGCGATGGAAGTGGAGGATTACGCTAAAGCGCAATCCGAAATCCGCAATCTCGTGACATTAACGGGCGGCTATATCGTCGAGTTCTCCGAAAATCAGTCCCAGCACGAGCTTGGCGGGAATTTTATCCTAAAGGTGCCGGCCGCCGGGTTTTCCCCGTTCCTGGACAAACTGGAACAGCTCAAGCTCAAATCAATGCAGCGCACCATTCAGGGACAGGACGTTTCCGAGGAGTACGTGGACCTGGAATCACGGCTTAAAGTCAAGGAAGCGATGGAGGCCAGGTACCTTAAATTTGTGGAGGAAGCAACTCAAACGAGCCAACTGGTTAAGTTCGTGAATGAGCTGGAGCGGATTCAGACGGAAATCGAGCAGATCAAAGGCCGGATGCGGTACATCGACAGCAACGTCGCCTATTCCACGGTCGAAATCCGTTTGTATCAACCGGAGCAGGCGGGATCCGCCATGGCAGAGGGCGATGAGCCCCCGCTCTTGGAGCGAGCCAAGCAGGCGCTGACGGGAAGCATCGAAGTGCTGTCGCTGATCCTGCAGTGGCTGATCGTCTTGTTGGCGGGGGCGCTGCCGGTGATCGCCATCGCTGCGGTTATCGTGGTGCCGCTTTGGCTTCTGCGCCGCCGTCAGGCGCAGAACAGAGCCGCGCAGCGGGAAGCCTGGAAGCAAGCGAACGGGATGCAAACGAACGCGATGCTAGCGAACGGGATGGCCGTGCAGGCTCGTCCCAACGAGGCGCAGGTTCCGCAGGAACCGGCAACGCAGACAGCGCCCGCGCAGACGCCGGCCGAGCAGTCAGCCGGCTCACAGGTGCCGCTGTCGCAGGAGCCTGCCCCGCAAGCGCCGTCCTTGCAGGTGCCGCCGCCGCAGGACCCCGCCCAGCAGGCGCCAGCCTCACAAGTGCGGGCGCCGCAGGAACCGGTCTCCAGGGAAGCGGCCGGCATGGACGTTCCGCCGAAAACGCCGGACAAACCGGAGTAA
- a CDS encoding transcriptional regulator SplA domain-containing protein gives MKMLDEARTFAPGDIVYVFYRNPHTQDVANIQEAAVVNNPERPGELAVFLYETYYPLTSEMAVYASADEAEQAYSYYFGDAAEGGLE, from the coding sequence ATGAAGATGTTAGACGAAGCCCGAACCTTTGCGCCGGGAGATATCGTTTATGTGTTTTACCGCAACCCGCATACCCAGGACGTCGCCAACATCCAGGAGGCCGCGGTGGTCAACAACCCGGAGCGGCCGGGGGAGCTCGCCGTTTTTTTGTACGAAACCTATTACCCGTTGACCAGTGAAATGGCCGTATACGCGTCGGCGGATGAGGCGGAGCAGGCCTACAGCTACTACTTCGGGGACGCCGCCGAGGGGGGCCTGGAATGA
- a CDS encoding VanZ family protein yields the protein MAFPFAALLFTMPFLVVQYRRHGYINKVRAFVLYLLLLYLMNAAFLIMLPFPATRHNPPLAQSPVQLVPFHFIQDILKETSVVKGEPSTYWRLLKERAFLQVAFNVLLTVPFGMIIRYYFRFGPIRCLLLSFLLSLLFEVTQLTGIFGIFDNAYRVFDIDDLMTNTLGGMIGFLAAEWLSRFLPRIEHLDRGVDLSAKRVSYTRRGLAWMFDVVICAVLLAVCHVLRIPAAYFVATGLYFMLLPYLTGGCTFGKWLVRIRIEEAEPTEKRDADAGYAAQLTRGRNKQGDEARPGTMSIIVRYGLLYWGIFGMNRLVAFPSGSLPEGARALLAMLVLLMDLAFFIHVVIQVFRKNSTLFYEKLSRTQHRILWKSAASKSEGK from the coding sequence ATGGCTTTTCCTTTCGCCGCGCTGCTGTTCACGATGCCTTTTCTCGTCGTCCAGTACCGCCGGCACGGGTATATCAACAAAGTGCGGGCGTTCGTCCTGTACCTGTTACTGCTGTACCTGATGAACGCCGCGTTTCTGATCATGCTGCCCTTTCCTGCCACGCGGCACAATCCGCCGCTCGCCCAATCGCCTGTTCAGCTCGTTCCGTTTCATTTCATCCAGGATATCCTGAAGGAGACCAGCGTCGTTAAAGGAGAGCCTTCAACGTATTGGCGGCTGCTGAAGGAGCGGGCTTTTTTGCAGGTGGCCTTCAACGTCCTGTTGACGGTGCCGTTCGGGATGATCATACGTTACTACTTCCGGTTTGGGCCGATTCGCTGCCTGCTGCTGTCCTTTTTGCTGTCCCTGTTGTTTGAAGTGACGCAGCTGACGGGCATATTCGGCATTTTTGACAACGCCTACCGGGTGTTCGATATCGACGACCTGATGACGAACACGCTTGGCGGAATGATCGGCTTTCTCGCCGCCGAATGGCTGTCGCGCTTTTTGCCCAGGATCGAGCATCTGGACCGGGGTGTGGATTTGTCCGCCAAAAGGGTGAGCTACACCCGCCGCGGTTTGGCCTGGATGTTTGATGTTGTCATTTGCGCGGTGCTGTTGGCCGTCTGCCACGTGCTGCGGATTCCGGCGGCTTATTTCGTCGCGACAGGTCTTTACTTTATGCTGCTTCCATACCTAACCGGCGGCTGCACCTTCGGCAAATGGCTGGTTCGCATCAGGATCGAGGAAGCGGAACCGACGGAAAAGCGGGATGCCGATGCGGGTTACGCAGCCCAATTGACCCGAGGCAGAAATAAGCAAGGTGATGAAGCGCGGCCGGGAACCATGTCGATCATCGTCCGCTACGGCCTGCTTTATTGGGGGATTTTCGGCATGAACCGTTTGGTTGCCTTTCCTTCCGGATCGTTGCCGGAGGGAGCAAGGGCGTTATTGGCCATGCTGGTTCTGCTGATGGATCTGGCGTTTTTCATTCACGTCGTCATTCAAGTATTTCGCAAAAACTCCACGCTGTTCTACGAGAAACTAAGCCGGACACAGCACCGGATATTGTGGAAAAGCGCCGCTTCGAAATCGGAGGGGAAATAA
- the splB gene encoding spore photoproduct lyase, translating into MKPFVPKLVYFEPDALDYPLGQTLYDKFKDMDLDIRYTTSHNQVRNLPGESDLQKYRVAKSTLVVGIRKTLKFDTSKPSAEYAIPFATGCMGHCHYCYLQTTMGSKPYIRTYVNVEEILDAADRYMAERAPEYTRFEASCTSDIVGIDHLTHTLRRAIEHFGQSEYGKLRFVTKFHHVDHLLDARHNGKTRFRFSVNADYIIKNFEPGTSPLEQRIEAAGKVARAGYPLGFIVAPIYIHEGWEDGYRHMFERLDAELPAKAKEDLTFEFIQHRFTKPAKRVIEKNYPMTKLELDEEKRRYKWGKYGIGKYIYPKEEEEDLKTHLFGYMKDFFPKAKLEYFT; encoded by the coding sequence ATGAAGCCGTTTGTTCCCAAGCTCGTTTACTTTGAGCCGGACGCGCTGGATTATCCGCTCGGTCAAACGCTGTATGACAAATTCAAGGACATGGATCTCGACATCCGGTACACGACTTCCCACAACCAGGTCAGAAACCTGCCGGGCGAAAGCGATCTGCAAAAATACCGGGTGGCCAAGTCCACGCTGGTCGTCGGCATTCGCAAAACGCTGAAATTCGACACATCCAAACCTTCGGCGGAGTACGCCATCCCTTTTGCCACCGGATGCATGGGGCATTGCCATTACTGTTACTTGCAAACGACGATGGGGAGCAAGCCGTATATCCGCACTTATGTCAACGTGGAGGAGATTTTGGACGCCGCCGACCGGTATATGGCCGAACGCGCCCCGGAATACACCCGTTTTGAAGCTTCCTGCACTTCGGATATCGTCGGCATCGACCATCTGACCCATACGCTAAGGCGGGCGATCGAGCACTTTGGACAGTCCGAGTACGGCAAGCTGCGGTTCGTCACGAAGTTTCATCATGTCGATCATTTGCTGGATGCGAGGCATAACGGAAAAACACGGTTCCGGTTCAGCGTCAACGCCGATTACATCATTAAAAACTTCGAACCGGGCACCTCGCCTTTGGAGCAAAGAATCGAAGCCGCGGGGAAGGTGGCCCGGGCCGGATATCCGCTTGGCTTTATCGTCGCGCCCATTTACATTCACGAAGGATGGGAGGACGGGTACCGCCATATGTTCGAACGGCTGGATGCCGAACTGCCGGCCAAGGCGAAAGAGGACCTTACGTTTGAATTCATTCAGCACCGCTTCACAAAACCGGCCAAACGGGTGATCGAGAAAAATTACCCGATGACCAAGCTGGAACTGGATGAAGAAAAACGCAGATACAAATGGGGCAAATACGGCATCGGCAAATATATCTATCCGAAAGAGGAAGAGGAGGATTTGAAAACGCATCTGTTCGGTTATATGAAAGATTTTTTTCCAAAGGCGAAGCTGGAGTATTTTACTTGA